In the genome of Verrucomicrobiota bacterium, the window CACTGACCGTCTCGGCGAAGGAAACCAGCGGCGACGCCAACAAACCTCGCGACAGCTCCATCGCGCGGTTGAAGTGCGTGCGCGACCGCGTGGCCGAATCGCCCTTCGCGCCCTGGCGCGAGGACTCGTAGGTGATCAGGAACGAATGCAGCGCGCCGTCCTCGTAGCTCTCGTCGAGTTCGAGCGCGCGGTCCACGAGCGCTTCAACCGCGACCTGGTCGGCCACGAGTTCCGGGCTGTCCTTCCCGAGCGTGATGGCGCTCGCCCACGCGCCCGCGGTCCAATACATCAGCGGGACGTCGCGCTTGGCAAGCGGGCGGACGGCGGCCTTGGCGTCGGTGCGGAGGGCTTTCGAGATCCCGGCGTGGCGGACTTCCAGCCCGCGCAGGCCGTAGTCCCTCGCGCGAAGGTAGAGCCGTCGCGCCCGCGCGTGCATCGCCGTCGCGGCGGCGTAGTCTTTCGATTCGAGTTCGTCGGCCTCCGCGTCCACGAAGGCGAACGCGTATTCCGTGAAGCCCTTCGCCGTCGCGAGGAGCAAGCCCTCGTGGCGCGGCGATTCGGTGAGCAGGCTCTCCATGACCTTGAGCCCGGTGGGCGCGGCGGCTTTGACGAAGTCGGGGTCGTCATCGCTGGAAAGCGTGCCGCCCCCGCGGGCGAGCGCGTCGGCGACCTTGTTGACGGCCAACTGCCGGATGGAGCAGCCGGAAGTCGCCGCCACGATCAAGGCCAGCGCAACGCTTGGAACGAGCGCGGAAGCCGGCCTTCGCCAGCCGCGGGTGAAGTGGAGGTGCATCGGTGAATCGGGCGACTTTGTATCGCGGCGTGCCCGGGTAATCAAAGGTGAAGTTCGGATCAAACTCGTCGCTGCTCCGCGCTGGACAGTGTCAGCATGAGGGCCTGGCACTTCGACAAGGCTCGAAGAGTCTCAACCGAGAACACACATCGAGGCCTCTGCACAACGTGTAGCGTCGAGGCTTCGCCTCGGCGGAACCTGCCAGGTTCCCCGGAAAGTCCGGCCCCAGGCCGGACACGACACCGGCGCAAGATGGGTTTTGCAGAGGTCGCACATCATGAAAAATCCCACCACCCGTCGTGATTCCCTGGCCGGCTGCTTGAGTGCAAATCGGAATCGTCCGGCTTCACCGGGCGCAGTTCAATTCCTCACACGCTGTTCGAGGCATTGGCATCCGGCTGAAGCCGGGTGCTCAGGGGAGGCGGAGTGAACGTGAGCCATGAGCCGGGATGCGTTGGCTTTCCCCTTCGGCGAACGCCGTTGACACGCGACTTGCCCTTGTTACTGTCGCGCCTCGTTTTTCCGGCTTCTCCGGCAAACCCGACTCAGAACATCACCAGCATCTGACACCATGGCAAAGACCAACAAATACGTTTACACGTGGGGCAACAACAGGGCGGACGGCGACGGCTCCATGAAGGCCCTTCTCGGCGGCAAGGGCGCGAACCTCGCCGAGATGACGCGCATCGGGCTGCCGGTGCCGCCGGGCTTCACGATCACGACGGAGGTCTGCACTTACTTCTACGCCAACCACCGCACCTACCCGAAGATTCTCCAGGCGCAGATGGAGGCGGGCGCCGCCAACATGGAGCGCATCATGGGCACGAAGTTCGGCGACACCACGGCGATGCCGCTGCTCGTCGCGGTCCGCTCCGGCGCGCGGGACTCGATGCCCGGCATGATGGACACCATCCTCAACCTCGGCCTCAACGACCAGACCGTGCTCGCGCTCGCGAAGGCCACAGGCAACGAGCGCTTTGCGTGGGACTGCTACCGCCGCTTCGTGCAAATGTATGGCGACGTGGTGCTCGGCGTGCAGAAGCGCGCGGGTGAAGACCACGACCCGTTCGAGACGGTCATCGGCGGATTGAAGAAGGAAATCCTCGGGGACGAGAGCAAGGAAGACACGAAGCTTGGCGTCGACGCGCTCAAGGAACTCGTGTCGCGCTTCAAGGCCCTCGTGAAGCAACGCACCGGCAAGGACCTGCCCGGCGACCCGTGGGAACAGCTCCGCGGCGCGGTCGGCGCGGTGTTCGGTTCGTGGATGAATGACCGTGCGATCGTGTATCGCGCCAAATACAACATCCCGATGGAGTGGGGAACGGCCGTGAACGTGCAGGCGATGGTCTTCGGCAACACGGGCGGGGAGTCGGGCTCCGGCGTGGCCTTCACCCGCGACCCGGCCACCGGCGAAAAGGTTTTCTACGGTGAGTTCCTCATGAACGCGCAGGGCGAGGACGTCGTCGCCGGTGTTCGCACTCCGGACCCCGTCGCCAAGCTCGCGCAATACCAGCCCGAGTCCCTCAAGGAACTCGAGCGCATCCGCGCCGTCCTCGAGTCCCGCTTCAAGGACATGCAGGACTTTGAGTTTACCATCCAGGATGGCAAAGTCTTCATGCTCCAGACCCGCAACGGCAAGCGCACCGGCGTCGCGGCCGTCCGCATCGCGTGCGAGATGGTCAGGGAAAAGCTCATCGACACCGAGACCGCGGTCACCCGCGTGCCCGCTGACCAGCTCGACCAGGTGCTCGCGCCCGTGTTCGACCGCGCCGCGATCAAGGCCGCCAAGGCCGTGGCCACCGGCCTTCCCGCGGGTCCGGGCGCGGCTTCCGGCAAGATTTACTTCAACGCGGAGCGCTGCGTCGAAGCCGCAAAACTCGGCCCCGTGCTGCTCGTGCGCGTGGAAACTTCCCCTGAAGACCTGCGCGGCATGATCGCGGCAGAGGGCATCCTCACCGCGCGCGGCGGCGTGAGCTCCCATGCCGCGCTTGTCGCCCGGCAGATGGGCAAGGTCTGCGTGTGCGGCGCCGCGGCGCTTCATGTGGACTACCACCACAAGACGCTCACCGTCGGCGACCAGGTTTTCCACGAGGGCGACTATCTCTCGATCGATGGCACGAGCGGCGCCGTGTATGCAGGCGAGGTGAAGACTGCGCCGAGCGACGTCATCCAGGGATTGCTCCACGGCGACAAGCGCGCGCGCAAGACGGGGACTTACCAGAACTTCGTGCAACTGATGACCTGGTGCGCTCGGTCCACGCGCATGAGCGTGCGCACCAATGCCGACAACCCCGGGCAGACGGCCAACGCCGTGTCGTTCGGCGCGACGGGCATCGGGCTCTGCCGCACCGAGCACATGTTCTTCGAGGGCAACCGCATTGACGCGATGCGCGAGATGATCCTCGCCGACAGCAAGGCCGCGCGCGAAAAGGCGCTCGCCAAGATTCTGCCGTATCAGCGCGACGATTTCGCGGGCATGTTCAAGGAACTCAAGGGGCTTCCTGCGACGATTCGTTTCCTCGACCCGCCGCTGCACGAGTTCCTCCCGCACGACCACGCCGCGCAGGCGGACCTCGCGTCCAAAATGGGCATCCCGCAGGAGCGCATCGCCAAGCGCGTGCACGAACTCCACGAGTTCAACCCGATGCTCGGCTTCCGCGGGTGCCGCCTCGGCATCGGCTATCCGGAAATCTCGGCGATGCAGGCGCGCGCCGTCTTCGAGGCCGCCGCGCAGTGCGTGAAGAAGGGCATGAAGTGCAAGCCCGAGATCATGATACCGCTCGTCGGCTTCAAGAAGGAACTCGATCTCCAGGTCGAGGTCGTCCACGAAATGGCGCGCCTGGTGCAGGCCGAGCAGAAGGTCAAGCTCACCTACCTCGTCGGCACGATGATCGAAGTCCCGCGCGGCGCGCTCACCGCGGACGAGATCGCGCACACGGCCCAGTTCTTCAGTTTCGGGACGAACGACCTCACGCAGACCACGCTCGGCATGAGCCGCGACGACTCCGGCAGCTTCCTGCCGACCTACGAAAGACTCGACATCGCGAAGAAGAATCCGTTTGCCACGATCGACCAGACCGGCGTCGGCCAGCTCATGGAAATCGCCATCGCCAAAGGCCGCAAGACGCGGCCCGACATCAAGCTCGGCATCTGCGGCGAGCACGGCGGCGACCCCGAATCCGTGAAGTTCTGCCACCGCGCGGGCCTCACCTACGTGAGTTGCTCGCCCTTCCGCGTGCCCGTCGCCCGGCTCGCGGCGGCACAGGCGGCGATCGAGGAGAAACGGGCCGCGAAGAAGTAAGCGCGACCGCTTCGGTCTCAGTCTGGCGGTGATCGTCGTCCGCGAATCGCGGCGCGCCATGGGCGCTTGTCGTGGCTTCGCGCGGCTGCGCCCTTCGAGCCGCCTGCTCGTGGTCTACGCGAGGATTCCCTTCACGACATTCCCGTGCACGTCCGTGAGACGGTAGTCCCGGCCTTGGAAACGGTGGGTGAGGCGTTCGTGATTCACGCCGAGACAATGCAGGAGCGTCGCTTGCAGGTCGTGAACGTGCACCGGGTTCTCGGCCACGTTGTAGCAGAAGTCGTCCGTCTGCCCGTGGCTGATGCCGGGCTTGATGCCGCCGCCCGCGAGCCACACGGAGAAGCAGCGCGGGTGATGGTCGCGCCCGTAGTTGCCGCCGGCGAGATTGCCCTGCGAATACACCGTGCGCCCGAACTCACCGCCCCATACGATGAGCGTGTCGTCGAGCATCCCGCGCTGCTTGAGGTCCGTGACGAGCGCGGCGCTCGGCTGGTCAGTCTCGCGCGCCTGGCGCGGATGCTCCTGCGGCAGCCGGCTGTGGTGATCCCAGTCGCGGTGATAAAGCTGGATGAAGCGCGCGCCGCGTTCCGCCAGCCGGCGCGCGAGCAGGCAGTTGTAAGCCTGCGTCCCCGGCGTCTTCGCCTCCTCGCCGTAGAGCTTGAACGTGCTCTCCGGCTCCTTGCTCAAGTCCGTCAGGTCCGGCACGGACATCTGCATGCGATACGCCATCTCGTAGGCGGCGATGCGCGTGTTGATCTCGGGGTCGCCCACCTCCGCCTGTCGCAGCGTGTTCAGTTTCGCGATGCCATCGAGCATCTGGCGCCGGCTTTCATCGCCCGCGCCCGCGGGATCCTTGAGGAAAAGCACCGGGTCGCCCGTCGAGCGCAGCTTCACGCCCTGATGGTTCGATGGAAGGAATCCGCTGCCCCAGAGCCGCGCGTAAAGCGGCTGCGGCGAGCCGTAGGTGTTCTTCGAGATCAGCACCACGAACGCCGGCAAATCCTCGCTCAACGTGCCGAGCCCGTAGCTCGCCCACGCGCCGATGCTCGGCCGGCCCGGCTGCTCGCTGCCCGTCTGGAAAAACGTGATGGCCGGGTCGTGGTTGATGGCCTCGGTGTGCATCGTCTTCACCACGCAGATGTCGTCCGCGATGCCGCCGATGTGCGGCAGCAGGTCGCTCATCCACGCGCCGCTGCGGCCGTATTGCTTGAACGGCACGAAGTTCTTCGCCACCGGAAAACTCTTCTGCCCCGACGTCATGCCCGTGAGCCGCTGGCCCTGCCGGATGCTGTCGGGCAACTCGGTGCCGTGGAGCTTTTCAAGCGCAGGCTTGTAATCGAGCGTGTCCATCTGCGACGGCGCGCCGGACTCGAACAGGTAGATCACGCGCTTGGCGCGCGGCTTGAAGTGCGGCAGGCCCGGCAAGCCACCGCGCGCCTTGCCGCTCTGAGCCGCGGCGAACAACTGCGGATTGAGCAACGACGCCAGCGCCAGCGTGCCGATGCCTGTCGCGGAGCGGCCGAGGAAATGGCGGCGCGTGACGTGGTGGGCGCTGGTGGCGATGGGTTCGGGAAGCGGGTTCATTCTCTGTCACCCTTTCGTGATCGTTTCATCCAGGTTGAGGATCATCCGCGCGATGGCTGTCCACGCAGCGTGCTCGGCGGCGTCGAGCTTTTCGTTGCGCGGGGATTCGCCGACCTTCAACGACTTGCCGGCGGACTCGGGATGCTTGCGGAAGGCGGTGAGCTGCTGTTCGAGGGATGCGCGCAGAACTTTCGCTTCCGCCGCCGTGGGCTTGCGCGCGGTC includes:
- a CDS encoding pyruvate, phosphate dikinase; protein product: MAKTNKYVYTWGNNRADGDGSMKALLGGKGANLAEMTRIGLPVPPGFTITTEVCTYFYANHRTYPKILQAQMEAGAANMERIMGTKFGDTTAMPLLVAVRSGARDSMPGMMDTILNLGLNDQTVLALAKATGNERFAWDCYRRFVQMYGDVVLGVQKRAGEDHDPFETVIGGLKKEILGDESKEDTKLGVDALKELVSRFKALVKQRTGKDLPGDPWEQLRGAVGAVFGSWMNDRAIVYRAKYNIPMEWGTAVNVQAMVFGNTGGESGSGVAFTRDPATGEKVFYGEFLMNAQGEDVVAGVRTPDPVAKLAQYQPESLKELERIRAVLESRFKDMQDFEFTIQDGKVFMLQTRNGKRTGVAAVRIACEMVREKLIDTETAVTRVPADQLDQVLAPVFDRAAIKAAKAVATGLPAGPGAASGKIYFNAERCVEAAKLGPVLLVRVETSPEDLRGMIAAEGILTARGGVSSHAALVARQMGKVCVCGAAALHVDYHHKTLTVGDQVFHEGDYLSIDGTSGAVYAGEVKTAPSDVIQGLLHGDKRARKTGTYQNFVQLMTWCARSTRMSVRTNADNPGQTANAVSFGATGIGLCRTEHMFFEGNRIDAMREMILADSKAAREKALAKILPYQRDDFAGMFKELKGLPATIRFLDPPLHEFLPHDHAAQADLASKMGIPQERIAKRVHELHEFNPMLGFRGCRLGIGYPEISAMQARAVFEAAAQCVKKGMKCKPEIMIPLVGFKKELDLQVEVVHEMARLVQAEQKVKLTYLVGTMIEVPRGALTADEIAHTAQFFSFGTNDLTQTTLGMSRDDSGSFLPTYERLDIAKKNPFATIDQTGVGQLMEIAIAKGRKTRPDIKLGICGEHGGDPESVKFCHRAGLTYVSCSPFRVPVARLAAAQAAIEEKRAAKK
- a CDS encoding DUF1501 domain-containing protein, which gives rise to MNPLPEPIATSAHHVTRRHFLGRSATGIGTLALASLLNPQLFAAAQSGKARGGLPGLPHFKPRAKRVIYLFESGAPSQMDTLDYKPALEKLHGTELPDSIRQGQRLTGMTSGQKSFPVAKNFVPFKQYGRSGAWMSDLLPHIGGIADDICVVKTMHTEAINHDPAITFFQTGSEQPGRPSIGAWASYGLGTLSEDLPAFVVLISKNTYGSPQPLYARLWGSGFLPSNHQGVKLRSTGDPVLFLKDPAGAGDESRRQMLDGIAKLNTLRQAEVGDPEINTRIAAYEMAYRMQMSVPDLTDLSKEPESTFKLYGEEAKTPGTQAYNCLLARRLAERGARFIQLYHRDWDHHSRLPQEHPRQARETDQPSAALVTDLKQRGMLDDTLIVWGGEFGRTVYSQGNLAGGNYGRDHHPRCFSVWLAGGGIKPGISHGQTDDFCYNVAENPVHVHDLQATLLHCLGVNHERLTHRFQGRDYRLTDVHGNVVKGILA